In Halosegnis marinus, one genomic interval encodes:
- a CDS encoding spermidine synthase, with protein MSSLRRAAAYRPTRPETAVFVSGVASMGLEILAGRLIAPQFGSSIYTWGTIIGVFLAALSYGYWRGGKAAAERASLGRLSRLFTLTAAYVVVLVVAGDLLLRSTTAFPLPSRMASLPAVAVLFGPPTYLLGYVSPYAAQLSEKRETGAASGHVYAVGTIGSIVGAFATTYFLIPSLDTDLIALVFGLLSVATAVALAYPVRIRGEAGKALLVGLLLVAAPVAGTAGITVEGRVVYETETAYQELQVVDAGDERTLYLDGQRHSAMDLSDPDRHVFTYTRYFHLPFLYTDDIDRVLFVGGGGFTGPKRFLDEYPNVTVDVVEIDPEVVRVAREYFRVPDSPRLNVHVGDGRQFLRDTDRTYDLIVLDAYRQDKVPFQLTTRQFMELTRERLDSDGILFANVIAAPSGPASDFYRAQYRTVRTVYPQVYTYPTVGGAFVQNIELVATANDERVPLETLRERNAAGAANIDLSAELDSHTAEAPPTDDVPVLRDDRAPVDSLLDPLVGQRYVVQRTNATNTTNTTTATATA; from the coding sequence ATGAGTTCCCTCCGCCGCGCCGCCGCCTACCGCCCCACGCGCCCCGAGACGGCCGTGTTCGTCTCCGGGGTCGCCAGCATGGGGCTGGAGATACTCGCCGGGCGGCTCATCGCCCCGCAGTTCGGCTCCAGCATCTACACGTGGGGGACCATCATCGGGGTCTTCCTCGCCGCCCTGAGCTACGGCTACTGGCGCGGGGGGAAGGCCGCGGCCGAGCGCGCCTCGCTCGGGCGGCTCTCGCGGCTGTTCACCCTCACCGCCGCCTACGTCGTCGTCCTCGTCGTCGCGGGCGACCTGTTGCTCCGCTCGACCACCGCGTTCCCGCTCCCCTCGCGGATGGCCTCGCTCCCGGCGGTCGCCGTCCTCTTCGGGCCGCCGACGTACCTGCTCGGCTACGTCAGCCCCTACGCGGCACAGCTCTCCGAGAAGCGCGAGACGGGCGCGGCCTCGGGGCACGTGTACGCCGTCGGGACCATCGGCAGCATCGTCGGCGCGTTCGCCACGACCTACTTCCTCATCCCCTCGCTCGACACGGACCTCATCGCGCTCGTCTTCGGCCTGCTCTCCGTCGCCACGGCGGTCGCGCTCGCGTACCCGGTCCGGATACGGGGCGAGGCGGGGAAGGCCCTGCTCGTCGGCCTGCTGCTCGTCGCCGCGCCCGTCGCCGGCACCGCCGGCATCACCGTCGAGGGCCGGGTCGTCTACGAGACGGAGACGGCGTACCAGGAGCTCCAGGTCGTCGACGCGGGCGACGAGCGCACCCTCTACCTCGACGGCCAGCGCCACTCCGCGATGGACCTCTCCGACCCCGACCGCCACGTGTTCACCTACACGCGCTACTTCCACCTCCCCTTCCTCTACACCGACGACATCGACCGGGTGTTGTTCGTCGGCGGCGGCGGCTTCACCGGCCCGAAGCGCTTCCTCGACGAGTACCCGAACGTCACCGTCGACGTGGTGGAGATCGACCCCGAGGTGGTGCGGGTCGCCCGCGAGTACTTCCGGGTGCCGGACTCCCCGCGCCTGAACGTCCACGTCGGCGACGGTCGGCAGTTCCTCCGCGACACCGACCGCACCTACGACCTCATCGTGCTGGACGCCTACCGGCAGGACAAGGTGCCGTTCCAGCTGACGACGCGGCAGTTCATGGAACTCACCCGCGAGCGCCTCGACTCGGACGGCATCCTCTTCGCGAACGTCATCGCCGCGCCCTCGGGGCCGGCCTCCGACTTCTACCGCGCGCAGTACCGGACGGTACGCACCGTCTATCCGCAGGTGTACACCTACCCGACCGTCGGCGGCGCGTTCGTCCAGAACATCGAACTCGTCGCAACGGCGAACGACGAGCGCGTCCCGCTCGAAACCCTGCGCGAGCGCAACGCCGCCGGCGCGGCGAACATCGACCTCTCCGCGGAACTCGACTCCCACACGGCCGAGGCCCCGCCCACCGACGACGTGCCCGTCCTGCGCGACGACCGCGCGCCCGTCGACAGCCTGCTCGACCCGCTCGTCGGCCAGCGCTACGTGGTCCAGCGGACGAACGCCACGAACACGACGAACACGACGACCGCGACGGCCACGGCCTAG
- a CDS encoding helix-turn-helix transcriptional regulator has product MNNDLPERRAARGMSQADLAAAVGVSRQTINAIERDRYDPSLELAFALADHFDCRIEDAFDPDGS; this is encoded by the coding sequence GTGAACAACGACCTGCCCGAGCGCCGCGCCGCCCGCGGCATGAGCCAGGCGGACCTCGCCGCGGCCGTCGGCGTCTCCCGCCAGACCATCAACGCCATCGAGCGGGACCGCTACGACCCGTCGCTCGAACTCGCGTTCGCGCTCGCCGACCACTTCGACTGCCGCATCGAGGACGCCTTCGACCCCGACGGCTCCTGA
- a CDS encoding DUF2178 domain-containing protein, with translation MTENAASSVPEPLAKRRTYRRLAFGVLMAGVVAGLVLRGAGYPLAGEGVYWLGIVGAIAAYVVSPVPLLDERDTRMEERASRLALTAGAPLFVLGASALRTLNVLDVWTAPAFVWGMGYGFLAVYVLFAAAFAVVWYRT, from the coding sequence ATGACAGAGAACGCCGCCTCGTCCGTCCCGGAACCGCTCGCGAAACGCCGCACCTACCGCCGCCTCGCCTTCGGCGTCCTCATGGCGGGGGTCGTCGCCGGCCTCGTGCTCCGCGGGGCCGGCTACCCGCTGGCCGGCGAGGGCGTCTACTGGCTCGGCATCGTCGGCGCGATAGCCGCCTACGTCGTCAGCCCCGTCCCGCTGCTCGACGAGCGCGACACCCGGATGGAGGAGCGCGCCAGCCGCCTCGCGCTCACCGCCGGCGCGCCGCTGTTCGTGCTCGGGGCCTCGGCGCTGCGCACGCTGAACGTCCTCGACGTCTGGACCGCGCCCGCGTTCGTGTGGGGGATGGGCTACGGCTTCCTCGCCGTGTACGTCCTGTTCGCGGCCGCGTTCGCGGTCGTGTGGTACCGGACGTGA
- a CDS encoding pyridoxamine 5'-phosphate oxidase family protein: protein MDDHDAREGAMSDAAIDEFLLEQGTGVLALARDGEAYAVPVSFGYEAGRALFGFFTFGESSRKLAFAEATDRACLTVYDVAGPDDWTSVVLRGPLVELGVDSWADIGARISDNAWSPDLAGIGTRRLSVVGFELDIEEATGLRATPPEPR from the coding sequence ATGGACGACCACGACGCTCGCGAGGGGGCGATGAGCGACGCCGCGATCGACGAGTTCCTGCTCGAACAGGGGACGGGCGTGTTGGCGCTGGCCCGCGACGGGGAGGCGTACGCCGTCCCCGTCTCGTTCGGCTACGAGGCGGGGCGGGCGCTGTTCGGCTTCTTCACCTTCGGGGAATCGAGCCGGAAGCTCGCGTTCGCGGAGGCGACCGACCGCGCCTGCCTCACCGTGTACGACGTGGCCGGCCCGGACGACTGGACGAGCGTCGTGTTGCGGGGCCCGCTCGTCGAACTCGGCGTCGACTCGTGGGCCGACATCGGCGCGCGCATCAGCGACAACGCGTGGTCGCCGGACCTCGCGGGCATCGGCACCCGCCGGCTCTCCGTCGTCGGCTTCGAACTCGATATCGAGGAGGCGACGGGCTTGCGCGCGACGCCGCCGGAGCCGCGCTGA
- a CDS encoding 3-hydroxyacyl-CoA dehydrogenase family protein — protein sequence MRVTVIGAGSMGHGIAQVAAAAGHDATLNDVDEERVAAGIEGIEGNLAGGVERGKVTPEERDATLDRIAGETDLAAAVGDADLVVEAVPERMDLKKEVFTDVEAAAPDDAVVATNTSSLSVTELASALEAPERAVGLHFFNPPHIMDLVEVVVGERTSGTTEAFAVEFVEGVGKEPVVVRDSAGFASSRLGVALGLEAIRMVETGVADAADIDTAMREGYNHPMGPLELTDLVGLDVRLDIAEYLHEELGERFRPPQTLRRKVRAGDLGKKSGRGFYVWEDGEAVRPADE from the coding sequence ATGCGAGTCACCGTCATCGGCGCGGGGAGCATGGGCCACGGCATCGCGCAGGTCGCCGCCGCGGCCGGCCACGACGCCACCCTGAACGACGTGGACGAGGAGCGGGTCGCCGCCGGCATCGAGGGCATCGAGGGGAACCTCGCCGGCGGCGTCGAGCGCGGGAAGGTCACGCCCGAGGAGCGCGACGCGACGCTCGACCGGATCGCGGGCGAGACGGACCTCGCGGCCGCGGTCGGGGACGCCGACCTCGTCGTCGAGGCCGTCCCGGAGCGGATGGACCTGAAGAAGGAGGTGTTCACGGACGTCGAGGCCGCCGCGCCGGACGACGCCGTGGTCGCCACCAACACCTCCTCGCTGTCGGTCACCGAACTGGCGAGCGCGCTGGAGGCCCCCGAGCGCGCCGTCGGCCTCCACTTCTTCAATCCGCCCCACATCATGGACCTCGTCGAGGTGGTCGTCGGCGAGCGCACGAGCGGGACGACGGAGGCGTTCGCCGTCGAGTTCGTGGAGGGCGTCGGCAAGGAGCCGGTCGTCGTGCGCGACAGCGCCGGGTTCGCCTCCTCGCGGCTGGGCGTCGCGCTCGGGCTGGAGGCCATCCGGATGGTGGAGACGGGCGTCGCGGACGCCGCCGACATCGACACCGCGATGCGCGAGGGGTACAACCACCCGATGGGGCCGCTCGAACTCACGGACCTCGTCGGCCTCGACGTGCGCCTCGACATCGCGGAGTACCTCCACGAGGAACTGGGCGAGCGGTTCCGCCCGCCACAGACGCTCAGGCGGAAGGTCCGGGCCGGCGACCTCGGGAAGAAGAGCGGCCGGGGCTTCTACGTCTGGGAGGACGGCGAGGCGGTCCGGCCGGCCGACGAGTAG
- a CDS encoding CoA-acylating methylmalonate-semialdehyde dehydrogenase — MDLTGLSADGTARNYVAGEWRAASGAEHDVTDPATGERLAGVGYATPEDVDEAVGAARTAFESWRETPVEERIQPLFRLKSLLEEHQDDIARVLVREHGKTLGEARGELRRGIENVETACGIPSMMQAGSLPNAAPDIDETAVRHPLGVFAAVTPFNFPGMIPLWFLPYAVATGNAFVLKPSERDPLTAQYLLELADEAGFPPGVVSLVNGGPDTVSALVEHDDVEGLSFVGSTPVARTLYEQAAAAGKRVQAQGGAKNHVIVAESADVGFAAEQTVSSALACSGERCLANDVALVAEPVYEAFREAALDRVESQVLGSGLDEGTTIGPLITPEHEERVRGMVATGVEEGADLIHDGRDWEVGEYPDGNFLGPCLFENAEPGMAIVDEEIFGPVLSLVRVADVAEGIEVMNESRFGNAASLFTDSGRDARRFKQDAEAGNLAVNAGTAAPMAFFHFGGAKDSFFGDLHAQGDDAVRFYTDEKVAIERWDY, encoded by the coding sequence ATGGACCTCACGGGGCTGTCGGCCGACGGGACGGCGCGGAACTACGTCGCCGGGGAGTGGCGCGCGGCGAGCGGCGCGGAACACGACGTGACCGACCCGGCGACGGGCGAGCGGCTGGCGGGGGTCGGCTACGCCACCCCCGAGGACGTGGACGAGGCGGTCGGGGCGGCGCGGACGGCCTTCGAGTCGTGGCGCGAGACGCCCGTGGAGGAGCGCATCCAGCCGCTGTTCCGGCTGAAGTCCCTCCTCGAGGAGCACCAGGACGACATCGCGCGCGTCCTCGTCCGCGAGCACGGCAAGACGCTCGGGGAGGCGCGCGGCGAACTCCGGCGCGGCATCGAGAACGTCGAGACGGCCTGCGGCATCCCCTCGATGATGCAGGCGGGGTCGCTCCCGAACGCGGCGCCGGACATCGACGAAACCGCCGTGCGCCACCCGCTCGGCGTCTTCGCGGCGGTGACGCCGTTCAACTTCCCCGGGATGATTCCGCTGTGGTTCCTCCCCTACGCGGTGGCGACGGGCAACGCGTTCGTGTTGAAGCCCTCGGAGCGCGACCCGCTCACGGCGCAGTACCTGCTGGAACTCGCCGACGAGGCGGGCTTCCCGCCCGGCGTCGTGAGCCTCGTGAACGGCGGGCCGGACACGGTGTCGGCACTGGTCGAGCACGACGACGTGGAGGGGCTCTCCTTCGTCGGGAGTACGCCCGTCGCGCGCACCCTCTACGAGCAGGCGGCCGCCGCGGGTAAGCGCGTGCAGGCGCAGGGCGGCGCGAAGAACCACGTGATCGTCGCCGAGTCCGCGGACGTCGGGTTCGCGGCCGAACAGACCGTGAGTTCCGCGCTGGCCTGCTCGGGCGAGCGGTGTCTCGCCAACGACGTGGCGCTCGTCGCCGAGCCGGTGTACGAGGCGTTCCGCGAGGCGGCGCTCGACCGGGTCGAGTCGCAGGTGCTCGGGTCGGGGCTGGACGAGGGAACGACCATCGGCCCGCTAATCACCCCCGAGCACGAGGAACGCGTCCGCGGGATGGTGGCGACGGGCGTCGAGGAGGGCGCGGACCTGATCCACGACGGGCGCGACTGGGAGGTCGGGGAGTATCCGGACGGGAACTTCCTCGGCCCCTGCCTGTTCGAGAACGCCGAACCCGGCATGGCCATCGTGGACGAGGAGATATTCGGCCCGGTGCTGTCGCTGGTACGCGTCGCGGACGTGGCGGAGGGCATCGAGGTCATGAACGAGAGCCGGTTCGGCAACGCGGCGAGCCTCTTCACCGACAGCGGGCGCGACGCCCGGCGATTCAAGCAGGACGCCGAGGCCGGCAACCTCGCCGTCAACGCCGGGACGGCGGCGCCGATGGCCTTCTTCCACTTCGGCGGCGCGAAGGACTCCTTCTTCGGCGACCTCCACGCGCAGGGCGACGACGCCGTGCGCTTCTACACCGACGAGAAGGTCGCCATCGAGCGGTGGGATTACTGA
- a CDS encoding MarR family transcriptional regulator, translated as MSERPAEESVLRSKRTATRYQILVEVADRQPAVSQQEIADAVGVTAQAVSEYLRELIEEGYVEKHGRGRYEVTKEGVDWLITRTDGLRDLVTRVSEEVVGQVDIDTAVAATDVREGETVSLSMHDGVLRATAGGAGGATAVAVTDAAAGTDVGVTNFEGVVDYELGTVTVVSLPRVRDGGSRAVAPDRLRDLAADHDLLAVAGTEALAAVRAADRDPDVRFGTRAAVREAATKGLDVLLVATATELSALTDELRDGNIGYEVVDAARE; from the coding sequence ATGAGCGAGCGCCCGGCCGAGGAGAGCGTCCTCCGGAGCAAGCGGACGGCCACCCGCTACCAGATACTCGTCGAGGTCGCCGACCGCCAGCCGGCGGTGAGCCAGCAGGAGATCGCCGACGCGGTCGGCGTCACGGCACAGGCCGTCAGCGAGTACCTCCGGGAACTCATCGAGGAGGGGTACGTCGAGAAGCACGGCCGGGGTCGCTACGAGGTGACGAAGGAGGGCGTGGACTGGCTCATCACGCGCACCGACGGCCTCCGCGACCTCGTGACGCGCGTCTCCGAGGAGGTGGTCGGGCAGGTGGACATCGACACGGCCGTCGCCGCCACGGACGTGCGCGAGGGCGAGACGGTGTCGCTGTCGATGCACGACGGCGTCCTCCGCGCGACGGCCGGCGGGGCCGGCGGGGCCACCGCGGTCGCCGTCACCGACGCCGCGGCCGGCACCGACGTGGGCGTCACGAACTTCGAGGGGGTCGTCGACTACGAACTGGGGACGGTCACCGTCGTCTCGCTCCCCCGGGTGCGCGACGGCGGCTCGCGCGCGGTCGCCCCCGACCGCCTGCGCGACCTCGCGGCCGACCACGACCTGCTCGCCGTCGCCGGGACGGAGGCGCTCGCGGCGGTTCGCGCGGCGGACCGCGACCCGGACGTGCGCTTCGGCACCCGGGCCGCCGTCCGCGAGGCCGCGACGAAGGGGCTCGACGTGCTGTTGGTCGCCACGGCCACCGAACTGTCCGCGCTCACCGACGAACTCCGCGACGGCAACATCGGCTACGAGGTCGTCGATGCCGCCCGCGAATAG
- a CDS encoding DNA polymerase sliding clamp (Sliding clamp subunit. Responsible for tethering the catalytic subunit of DNA polymerase to DNA during high-speed replication. Proliferating cell nuclear antigen homolog.), whose protein sequence is MADTRADAGEASASFRATASADRLRACVSALGALVDECRVELAPEGLRVRAMDPATVAAVDLRLDRAAFDRYEATGTTVGLALDRLEEALATAEGSVELALRPETHTLRVASGDFEYALGLVDPSAIRSPPDAIAPDEGADLAAVTLSGDTFGRAVDAAAGLADHLTLAVDPDGERFRVEAGGDTDEFTLDRAGADLPGFEAREADSVLSVDYLRAVARELPDGPVDLRLGVEHPLYVTFDLADGDGRVRYAVAPRLRRT, encoded by the coding sequence ATGGCAGACACACGAGCGGACGCCGGCGAGGCGTCGGCGTCGTTCCGCGCGACCGCGTCGGCCGACCGCCTCCGCGCCTGCGTCTCGGCGCTCGGGGCGCTCGTCGACGAGTGTCGGGTCGAACTCGCGCCCGAGGGCCTCCGCGTCCGGGCGATGGACCCCGCGACGGTGGCGGCCGTCGACCTCCGTCTCGACCGGGCCGCCTTCGACCGCTACGAGGCGACGGGGACGACGGTGGGGCTCGCCCTCGACCGACTGGAGGAGGCGCTCGCCACGGCCGAGGGGTCGGTCGAGCTCGCGTTGCGTCCCGAGACGCACACCCTCCGTGTCGCCTCGGGCGACTTCGAGTACGCGCTCGGCCTCGTGGACCCGTCGGCGATACGCTCCCCGCCCGACGCGATAGCGCCCGACGAGGGGGCGGACCTCGCGGCCGTGACGCTGTCCGGCGACACGTTCGGTCGGGCCGTCGACGCCGCGGCGGGCCTCGCGGACCACCTCACGCTCGCGGTCGACCCCGACGGGGAGCGCTTCCGCGTCGAGGCCGGCGGCGACACGGACGAGTTCACGCTGGACCGCGCGGGCGCGGACCTCCCCGGCTTCGAGGCCCGCGAGGCCGACTCCGTCCTCTCCGTGGACTACCTCCGGGCCGTGGCGCGGGAACTCCCCGACGGGCCCGTGGACCTCCGGCTCGGCGTCGAACACCCGCTGTACGTCACGTTCGACCTCGCGGACGGCGACGGGCGGGTGCGATACGCCGTCGCGCCGCGCCTCCGACGGACCTGA
- a CDS encoding M24 family metallopeptidase produces MPTHLPESEYTTRLAAVRTELAGTDADAAGFFSATSIDYLTGFDHIQTERPVLLVVTESEVGITVPRLEVERVAPNERIDEVVSYFDYPGGKPIETAAGMCAEMGVESVAADADGAPGVMGYEGPALSEFLDVETQSWVPRMRWAKSDAEVALVRESAEWANLGHRYLADYTEVGAHPATVSQEASTDASRAMLDTLGDRYDVRVRGGGPVHAGYISGEETALPHGHTPNERLSEGDVLITGASANVGGYHSELERTMFVGSYTDEDEHYFEVMCDLQEAAIDAMGPGVDLAYVDEQVHALAEEHGVSDLLRHHVGHNIGLDGHEPPYIDRGWGERFDDATMEAGHIYTIEPGLYTETAGYRHSDTIAVTDDGVEWLTYFPRNIESNTV; encoded by the coding sequence ATGCCGACGCACCTGCCTGAGAGCGAGTACACGACGCGGCTCGCCGCCGTTCGGACGGAGCTCGCGGGGACGGACGCCGACGCCGCCGGCTTCTTCTCCGCGACGAGCATCGACTACCTGACCGGCTTCGACCACATCCAGACGGAGCGGCCCGTGCTCCTGGTCGTGACCGAGAGCGAGGTCGGAATCACGGTCCCGCGCCTGGAGGTCGAGCGCGTCGCGCCGAACGAGCGCATCGACGAGGTCGTCTCGTACTTCGACTACCCCGGCGGGAAGCCGATAGAGACGGCCGCCGGGATGTGTGCCGAGATGGGCGTCGAGTCGGTCGCCGCCGACGCGGACGGCGCCCCCGGCGTGATGGGCTACGAGGGCCCCGCGCTCTCCGAGTTCCTCGACGTGGAGACGCAGTCGTGGGTGCCGCGGATGCGGTGGGCGAAGTCCGACGCCGAGGTGGCCCTCGTCCGCGAGTCGGCCGAGTGGGCCAACCTCGGCCACCGCTACCTCGCCGACTACACCGAGGTCGGCGCCCACCCCGCGACCGTCTCCCAGGAGGCCTCGACCGACGCCTCGCGCGCGATGCTCGACACGCTCGGCGACCGCTACGACGTGCGGGTCCGCGGCGGCGGTCCGGTCCACGCCGGCTACATCTCCGGCGAGGAGACGGCGCTCCCGCACGGCCACACCCCGAACGAGCGGCTCTCGGAGGGCGACGTGCTCATCACGGGCGCGTCGGCCAACGTCGGCGGCTACCACTCCGAACTGGAGCGGACGATGTTCGTCGGCTCCTACACCGACGAGGACGAACACTACTTCGAGGTGATGTGCGACCTGCAGGAGGCGGCCATCGACGCGATGGGGCCGGGCGTGGACCTCGCCTACGTTGACGAGCAGGTCCACGCGCTCGCCGAGGAGCACGGCGTGTCCGACCTCCTGCGCCACCACGTCGGCCACAACATCGGGCTGGACGGCCACGAGCCGCCGTACATCGACCGCGGCTGGGGCGAGCGGTTCGACGACGCGACGATGGAGGCCGGCCACATCTACACCATCGAGCCGGGCCTGTACACGGAGACCGCGGGCTACCGCCACTCCGACACCATCGCCGTCACCGACGACGGCGTGGAGTGGCTCACCTACTTCCCGCGCAACATCGAGTCGAACACGGTGTAG
- a CDS encoding HAD family hydrolase — translation MAVVFALGALVSAAEPDDPAAAIARELRERGVEVPDDWAAAYAETHVDPPDGAAVPHHAHVARALASRGVPAPNNAARRALVAAFAPDAAARDGALEAVLRAREHGPVALLSDTTVPEYARRALLSAGLRWRPDTDREPLFDAVVTGVSCGWLAPHPEAFAAVAEALGVEGTALTHVARDPEARPGVEAVGGSFVDARARSLGDIEFR, via the coding sequence GTGGCCGTCGTCTTCGCCCTCGGCGCGCTCGTCTCGGCCGCCGAACCGGACGACCCCGCCGCCGCGATAGCGCGCGAACTCCGCGAGCGCGGGGTCGAAGTGCCCGACGACTGGGCCGCGGCCTACGCGGAGACGCACGTCGACCCCCCGGACGGGGCGGCCGTCCCGCACCACGCCCACGTCGCCCGCGCGCTCGCCTCGCGCGGCGTCCCGGCCCCGAACAACGCCGCGCGCCGGGCCCTCGTCGCCGCGTTCGCCCCCGACGCCGCGGCCCGCGACGGCGCACTGGAGGCCGTCCTGCGGGCGCGCGAGCACGGCCCCGTCGCCCTGCTCTCGGACACGACCGTCCCGGAGTACGCGCGCCGCGCGCTCCTCTCCGCGGGGCTGCGCTGGCGGCCGGACACCGACCGCGAGCCGCTGTTCGACGCGGTGGTCACGGGCGTTTCGTGTGGGTGGCTCGCGCCCCATCCGGAGGCGTTCGCGGCCGTCGCCGAGGCGCTCGGGGTCGAGGGCACGGCCCTGACACACGTCGCGCGCGACCCCGAGGCGCGCCCCGGTGTCGAGGCCGTCGGCGGGTCGTTCGTGGACGCGCGAGCGCGGTCGCTCGGGGATATCGAGTTCCGATAG
- a CDS encoding signal peptidase I, giving the protein MTRVTARRVAAVLGTLLLVAAVTPFVVFAVPQVVGADDGFVVLSGSMEPALSPGDVVIVDASTPVRVGDVITYRTGGESVPTTHRVVGAVDGGYETKGDANENVDAGVVPRSAVLGEVVYVIPLVGHVILWANTSTGYVALVVVPLVLLVANELWTWARRDREPDAPIPAVRRIDADPEPVPVANDDVSLAVVDLKLTVVAMAALFAYAAWNVYREYLAVAAPDPVSVGALTAGLLGLLFAGWVTLAAWRLNRAAASTAAPYAVQTDGGADTEVRDE; this is encoded by the coding sequence ATGACCCGCGTGACCGCCCGCCGCGTCGCGGCGGTGCTTGGGACGCTGCTGCTCGTCGCGGCCGTGACGCCGTTCGTCGTGTTCGCGGTGCCGCAGGTCGTCGGCGCGGACGACGGCTTCGTCGTGCTCTCCGGGAGCATGGAGCCGGCGCTGTCGCCCGGCGACGTGGTCATCGTCGACGCCTCGACGCCCGTTCGGGTGGGCGACGTCATCACCTACCGGACCGGCGGCGAGTCGGTCCCGACGACCCACCGCGTCGTCGGCGCGGTCGACGGCGGCTACGAGACGAAGGGCGACGCGAACGAGAACGTCGACGCCGGCGTCGTGCCGCGTTCGGCCGTCCTCGGCGAGGTCGTGTACGTGATCCCGCTCGTGGGCCACGTCATCCTCTGGGCGAACACCTCGACCGGCTACGTGGCGCTCGTCGTCGTGCCGCTCGTCCTGCTCGTCGCGAACGAGCTGTGGACGTGGGCGCGGCGCGACCGCGAGCCGGACGCCCCGATTCCGGCCGTCCGGCGGATCGACGCCGACCCGGAGCCGGTCCCGGTCGCGAACGACGACGTGTCGCTCGCGGTCGTGGACCTGAAGCTCACCGTCGTGGCGATGGCGGCGCTGTTCGCCTACGCGGCGTGGAACGTCTACCGCGAGTACCTCGCCGTCGCGGCCCCGGACCCGGTGTCCGTGGGCGCGCTGACGGCCGGCCTGCTCGGCCTGCTGTTCGCCGGCTGGGTGACGCTCGCCGCGTGGCGGCTCAACCGCGCCGCGGCGAGCACCGCCGCGCCCTACGCCGTCCAGACGGACGGCGGGGCGGACACGGAGGTGCGCGATGAGTAA